One segment of Variovorax sp. V93 DNA contains the following:
- a CDS encoding branched-chain amino acid ABC transporter permease, which translates to MRQDASLTLRPIVFLLAAAVIAPALIYPIFLMKVMCFAIFACAVNLLVGYVGLLSLGHSMFFGMSAYVTAYTLKEWGWPFEIALLCAVLASTVLGFIAGAIAIRRQGIYFAMITLALAQMVYFFCLQAPFTGGEDGLQKVPRPVVLGLLDTADDKALYVIVLVMFLAAFAIYHRTIHSPFGQVLEAIRDNEPRAVSLGYKVNRYKLLAFVLSAALTGLAGGTKVLVFQLASLTDVNWHMATEVVLMVLVGGMGTVVGPLVGAVCILAMQEYLAPLGEWVMVIQGVILVTVVMVFRRGLVGEFEVWRARKSSLTEAAEHPGHQERAVGLAAPKGANPHR; encoded by the coding sequence ATCTTCCTGATGAAGGTGATGTGCTTCGCGATATTCGCGTGTGCGGTCAACTTGCTCGTCGGCTATGTTGGGCTGTTGTCACTCGGGCATTCCATGTTTTTTGGCATGTCTGCCTATGTCACGGCGTATACCCTCAAGGAATGGGGTTGGCCGTTCGAGATTGCGCTGCTCTGTGCCGTCCTGGCGAGCACGGTGCTGGGCTTTATCGCCGGCGCGATCGCGATCCGAAGGCAAGGAATCTACTTCGCGATGATCACGTTGGCCCTGGCACAGATGGTCTATTTCTTCTGCCTTCAGGCGCCGTTCACTGGTGGCGAGGACGGTCTGCAGAAGGTTCCTCGGCCAGTGGTCCTCGGCCTGCTCGACACCGCCGACGACAAGGCCCTCTATGTCATCGTGCTCGTGATGTTCCTCGCGGCGTTCGCCATCTATCACCGGACGATTCATTCACCTTTCGGCCAGGTGCTCGAAGCCATACGCGACAACGAGCCGAGAGCCGTCTCGCTGGGCTACAAGGTCAATCGATACAAGTTGCTGGCGTTTGTGCTCTCGGCCGCGCTGACCGGGTTGGCTGGCGGAACCAAAGTGCTCGTCTTTCAGCTTGCTTCACTCACAGACGTGAATTGGCACATGGCCACCGAAGTGGTTCTGATGGTGCTGGTCGGCGGCATGGGTACTGTCGTGGGTCCCTTGGTGGGAGCGGTCTGCATTCTCGCCATGCAGGAATACCTGGCTCCGCTTGGTGAGTGGGTGATGGTGATCCAGGGGGTGATCCTGGTCACTGTGGTCATGGTCTTCCGTCGCGGACTGGTGGGCGAATTCGAGGTATGGCGCGCTCGCAAGAGTTCACTGACCGAGGCTGCTGAACACCCTGGCCATCAAGAACGCGCTGTCGGGCTTGCTGCCCCGAAGGGTGCGAATCCACACCGCTGA
- a CDS encoding ABC transporter substrate-binding protein — MSSKALKFFAAGLAALTAIASLVAPGPASAQVSGDVVKIGILNDQSGLYSDLAGVGSVEAARLAIEEFGGQVLGKKIELVWADHQNKADIGAGIARAWFDKDGVDAIADFSNSSVGFAVQALANERKKITLITAASSDFTGKACTPLSTQWVYNSYSNGYGLARLMTQRGLDSVYLLTVDYAFGHAFANDVRKAVTDNGGKVVGELRFPLNSSDLSSYLLQGQASKAKLIVAASAGSDMTSIVKQATEFGITPKQALAAPSVFLTDVHSMGLQAAQGLQFLTAFYWDRTPASRAWSEKFFARRKAMPTMTQAGVYSAVRHYLKAIEAAKTDDAAAVADKMRELPIKDMNIENGRVREDGQAMHDMYLVEVKKPAESKRAWDYYKVVATVPAEQAFQPLATSACPLVKK, encoded by the coding sequence ATGTCCTCGAAAGCGCTCAAGTTCTTCGCAGCCGGCTTGGCTGCGCTCACCGCCATCGCGAGCCTTGTCGCCCCGGGACCTGCCAGCGCGCAAGTGTCAGGCGATGTCGTGAAGATCGGCATCCTGAACGACCAGTCCGGCCTGTACTCAGACTTGGCCGGCGTTGGCTCGGTGGAGGCCGCCCGCCTGGCGATCGAAGAGTTCGGTGGCCAGGTGCTCGGCAAGAAGATCGAACTTGTCTGGGCGGACCACCAAAACAAGGCGGACATCGGCGCAGGCATCGCGCGAGCCTGGTTCGACAAGGACGGCGTCGACGCGATCGCCGATTTCTCGAACTCCAGTGTGGGGTTCGCCGTGCAGGCACTCGCGAACGAGCGCAAGAAGATCACGCTGATCACCGCAGCGTCCTCCGACTTCACTGGAAAGGCGTGCACGCCGTTGTCCACCCAGTGGGTCTACAACAGCTACAGCAACGGCTATGGCCTGGCCCGTCTCATGACCCAACGCGGCCTGGACTCCGTCTATCTCCTGACGGTGGACTACGCGTTTGGCCATGCCTTTGCGAACGATGTCCGAAAGGCCGTCACCGACAACGGCGGAAAGGTCGTCGGCGAGTTGCGTTTTCCCCTCAACTCCTCGGACCTGAGTTCGTACCTGCTTCAAGGGCAGGCCTCCAAGGCCAAGCTGATCGTGGCGGCGAGCGCCGGCAGCGACATGACCTCGATCGTCAAGCAGGCGACTGAGTTCGGCATCACCCCGAAGCAGGCGCTGGCGGCGCCCTCTGTCTTTCTGACGGATGTGCACAGCATGGGGCTGCAAGCCGCGCAAGGCCTGCAGTTCCTGACGGCGTTCTACTGGGATCGAACCCCGGCCTCACGCGCATGGTCGGAGAAGTTCTTCGCGCGCCGCAAGGCGATGCCGACGATGACCCAGGCGGGGGTCTACTCCGCCGTGCGGCATTACCTCAAGGCCATCGAGGCCGCCAAGACCGATGACGCGGCTGCGGTCGCCGACAAGATGCGCGAACTGCCCATCAAGGACATGAACATCGAGAACGGCCGCGTCCGCGAGGACGGGCAAGCGATGCACGACATGTACCTCGTCGAGGTCAAGAAGCCGGCCGAATCCAAACGCGCCTGGGACTACTACAAGGTCGTTGCCACCGTCCCTGCAGAGCAAGCGTTCCAGCCGCTCGCCACCAGCGCCTGTCCGCTGGTCAAGAAGTAA
- the proC gene encoding pyrroline-5-carboxylate reductase, which translates to MHYQIAFVGGGNMAQAMVSGLLQLGVPPHEVLVIDPDVQQLKRVQEAHGVRVADTPDGNLDGVDLIVWAVKPQVLRSAAEKALPPGLDVLHLSVAAGVRLSELATWLRSGRVVRAMPNTPAFVRAGVTALQAASGVDESERRLLERLLGGIGRTFWVNTDAEMDGVTAVSGSGPAYVFHFLESLQSAGEELGFSPRMAHDLALWVVGGAVQQAGASPESFAELRRRVTSKGGTTEAALEVLHARNCKGALAEAVKAAADRARELGDQVAQG; encoded by the coding sequence ATGCACTATCAAATTGCGTTCGTGGGTGGCGGCAACATGGCCCAAGCGATGGTTTCGGGTCTGCTGCAGTTGGGGGTGCCTCCGCACGAAGTTCTCGTCATCGACCCCGATGTCCAACAGTTGAAGCGAGTGCAGGAAGCCCATGGCGTGCGAGTTGCTGACACGCCGGATGGCAATCTCGATGGCGTGGACTTGATCGTCTGGGCGGTAAAGCCACAGGTGCTTCGCTCGGCGGCGGAGAAGGCACTGCCTCCCGGCCTCGATGTCCTGCACCTGAGCGTCGCTGCGGGAGTGCGGCTCTCCGAGTTGGCAACATGGCTGCGGTCCGGGCGCGTCGTGCGCGCCATGCCGAATACGCCTGCCTTCGTCCGGGCGGGCGTGACGGCGCTGCAGGCAGCCTCGGGTGTGGACGAATCGGAGCGCCGCCTGCTCGAGCGCCTGTTGGGAGGGATCGGCCGAACATTCTGGGTGAACACCGACGCAGAAATGGACGGCGTCACTGCGGTCAGCGGCAGTGGGCCGGCGTACGTGTTTCACTTCCTCGAAAGCCTCCAATCGGCCGGTGAGGAGCTCGGCTTCTCGCCCCGGATGGCGCATGATCTGGCGCTCTGGGTTGTGGGCGGCGCAGTGCAGCAGGCAGGCGCCAGCCCTGAATCGTTCGCGGAGCTACGCCGCCGGGTCACCTCCAAGGGCGGAACGACGGAGGCGGCGCTGGAAGTTCTGCATGCACGCAATTGCAAGGGCGCATTGGCTGAGGCGGTGAAAGCAGCGGCGGATCGCGCACGCGAACTAGGCGATCAAGTGGCACAGGGGTGA
- a CDS encoding Ldh family oxidoreductase — MSDSIRMKLDEVHELATTLLLAQGFNQAHANAIANTVTAAERDECRHHGLFRIPFYVNALRAGQASGDAEPTVDDLAPAVVRVDAHYGFSPLALEVGDELLAKRAQETGIAALAVNNALNVAALWPEVERLANRGLVAFAFVAAAPYVAPHGGTKPLYGTNPMAFAWPRLNNPPMVFDQASSASARGEIQVRLRDGKPLPEGWAVGPDGKPTTDPKAALAGAQLPFGGVKGASIAMMVELLAGPLVGDLLSYEAGEKDAANTGAPCGGELIIAIDPVRCLKNGNRKAQLEHGEQLFSKILEQEGTRLPSQRRYEARGRTVVEGVTVPKSLYDTLKLFSTGTYVRQDNAYEGDDLLRGKPAKAVA; from the coding sequence GTGAGCGATTCCATCCGTATGAAACTCGACGAGGTCCATGAGCTCGCAACAACGCTGTTGCTCGCCCAGGGCTTCAACCAGGCCCACGCCAACGCCATCGCCAACACGGTGACTGCGGCCGAGCGCGACGAGTGCCGCCATCACGGCTTGTTCCGCATTCCCTTCTACGTCAATGCATTGCGCGCTGGGCAAGCTTCCGGTGATGCGGAGCCGACAGTCGACGACCTTGCGCCTGCCGTGGTGCGAGTCGATGCCCACTATGGCTTCTCACCGCTGGCGCTGGAAGTCGGCGATGAGCTCCTCGCCAAGCGGGCGCAGGAGACGGGCATCGCCGCACTGGCCGTCAACAACGCCCTCAACGTGGCGGCCTTGTGGCCAGAGGTCGAGCGCCTGGCGAACCGTGGCCTGGTCGCGTTCGCGTTTGTCGCCGCAGCGCCCTACGTTGCGCCGCATGGCGGCACCAAGCCGCTTTACGGCACCAACCCCATGGCCTTTGCCTGGCCCCGGCTCAACAATCCGCCGATGGTCTTCGACCAAGCTTCGAGCGCAAGCGCACGCGGCGAAATCCAGGTTCGTCTGCGTGATGGCAAGCCACTGCCCGAAGGGTGGGCGGTGGGCCCGGACGGGAAGCCGACAACGGACCCGAAGGCCGCTCTTGCAGGCGCTCAGCTGCCGTTCGGTGGTGTGAAGGGCGCCTCCATTGCGATGATGGTCGAGTTACTCGCCGGTCCGTTGGTCGGTGATCTGCTGAGCTACGAGGCTGGCGAGAAGGATGCCGCGAACACCGGCGCGCCGTGCGGCGGCGAGCTGATCATTGCCATCGACCCTGTTCGATGCCTCAAGAACGGCAACCGCAAGGCGCAGTTGGAACACGGGGAACAGCTGTTCAGCAAGATCCTCGAGCAGGAGGGAACGCGGCTGCCGTCGCAGCGCCGGTATGAAGCCCGCGGACGTACGGTGGTGGAAGGCGTCACCGTGCCGAAGTCACTGTACGACACGCTGAAGCTGTTCAGCACCGGCACCTATGTGCGGCAGGATAACGCCTACGAGGGCGACGACCTGCTGCGTGGAAAGCCTGCAAAGGCAGTGGCCTGA
- a CDS encoding alpha/beta hydrolase, which produces MATRSYRQPATPLDYRNQAAVPDHQRYSDNWRAMSEATRRRLVHWSDVPYGRGELQTCDIFPARNNNAPVFVFIHGGWWHFLDKSDYSYVAQPFVERGAACVCINYPLAPKATIGEIVASVQAALLWIHHNIREYGGDPGRIAVGGHSAGGHLSAMSAFTNWDKLGGPENLVKVNCAISGLYDLVPILDTPHNEKIRMDRATADAASPVDLVRPSAAKHILCVGAAETAGFLWQHDTFVELCKERGLVVEDLRLAGEHHFSVVDQVANAESELFKSLWTAMTAG; this is translated from the coding sequence ATGGCCACTAGAAGCTACCGTCAGCCGGCAACGCCGCTTGACTATCGGAACCAAGCAGCGGTTCCGGACCATCAACGCTATTCGGACAATTGGCGCGCGATGAGCGAGGCAACGCGAAGGCGCCTGGTACATTGGTCCGACGTACCGTACGGGCGGGGAGAACTGCAAACGTGCGACATCTTTCCTGCTCGGAACAACAATGCGCCGGTCTTCGTCTTCATTCATGGCGGCTGGTGGCACTTCCTGGACAAGTCGGACTACAGCTACGTTGCGCAGCCGTTTGTCGAGCGCGGCGCGGCATGCGTCTGCATCAACTATCCGCTTGCCCCGAAGGCAACGATCGGTGAGATCGTCGCCAGCGTGCAAGCGGCACTGCTATGGATACATCACAACATCCGTGAATATGGAGGTGATCCCGGCAGAATCGCGGTGGGCGGGCATTCTGCGGGCGGCCACCTGTCGGCCATGTCTGCGTTCACGAACTGGGACAAGCTCGGCGGACCGGAGAACCTGGTCAAGGTCAATTGCGCCATCAGCGGTCTCTACGACCTTGTTCCCATCCTCGACACACCCCACAACGAGAAGATCCGGATGGACAGGGCGACTGCGGACGCGGCGAGCCCCGTCGATCTGGTCCGCCCTTCGGCTGCAAAGCACATCCTGTGCGTCGGAGCCGCGGAAACCGCTGGCTTCCTCTGGCAGCACGACACCTTTGTCGAACTTTGCAAAGAGCGAGGGTTGGTCGTCGAGGATCTGCGCCTTGCAGGTGAGCATCATTTCAGCGTTGTCGACCAAGTGGCCAACGCTGAAAGCGAGTTGTTCAAGTCGCTTTGGACCGCGATGACTGCGGGCTAG
- a CDS encoding Bug family tripartite tricarboxylate transporter substrate binding protein: protein MSLRNLALGAVLAAFLLPVSAQTDNFPQRPIRLVVPWSPGAHTDAVARLMADRLTTRLKQPVLVDNKPGATGIIGATLVARSQPDGYTLLFALPETNVLNPLIYKNIAYTAKDFDAVAFMGVVPFALVANPSSKASTVSDFVRLAKEKPGAVSVATWGIGSTAHVATALIEQSANVQLLHVPFPGSAPALTQLLSGQVDLMFMGTQTAADLAKAGKVKVLGVTSAKRMDAYPEFPTLAEQGLPIDVAVWYGFMAPANTPAAIKDHLAKEILAVLQDPAVLKELRDRTMVITPQSAAQFSRFLSDEEARWTSLIKAKNIRIDN from the coding sequence ATGTCTCTTCGCAATCTCGCACTGGGCGCCGTCTTGGCTGCCTTCCTGCTGCCGGTATCTGCACAGACCGACAACTTTCCACAGCGGCCCATCAGGCTTGTCGTGCCTTGGTCTCCTGGAGCTCACACCGACGCAGTTGCCCGCCTCATGGCCGATAGGCTGACTACCAGGCTCAAGCAGCCGGTCCTGGTCGATAACAAGCCGGGCGCCACCGGGATCATTGGCGCTACCCTGGTGGCTCGTTCGCAACCTGATGGGTACACGTTGCTGTTTGCGCTGCCGGAAACGAACGTGCTGAACCCATTGATCTACAAGAACATCGCGTACACCGCCAAGGACTTCGACGCAGTGGCGTTCATGGGCGTCGTGCCGTTTGCGCTCGTTGCCAACCCAAGCTCGAAAGCGAGCACGGTGTCCGACTTCGTTCGGCTGGCGAAGGAAAAGCCTGGAGCGGTCTCGGTTGCGACCTGGGGTATCGGGAGCACTGCGCATGTGGCTACTGCGTTGATTGAGCAGTCCGCGAACGTGCAACTGCTGCACGTTCCGTTTCCCGGATCCGCCCCCGCGCTGACGCAACTCCTCAGCGGGCAGGTCGACCTCATGTTCATGGGGACCCAAACCGCCGCAGACCTGGCCAAGGCAGGGAAGGTGAAGGTGCTCGGTGTGACGTCGGCCAAGCGGATGGACGCGTACCCGGAATTCCCGACGCTTGCCGAGCAGGGCCTGCCAATCGATGTTGCAGTCTGGTACGGCTTCATGGCTCCCGCAAACACGCCGGCGGCCATCAAGGACCACTTGGCCAAGGAGATTCTGGCAGTTCTGCAGGACCCTGCCGTGCTGAAAGAGCTGCGCGATCGCACGATGGTGATCACGCCGCAATCTGCCGCCCAGTTCTCACGGTTCCTGAGTGACGAAGAAGCGCGCTGGACCAGCCTCATCAAGGCCAAGAACATCCGAATCGACAACTGA
- a CDS encoding CaiB/BaiF CoA transferase family protein → MSLPNASVLEGVLVLDAATYIAAPLSAAILSEFGAQVIKIEHPRSGDPLRRFGTKGTDPGASMQWLNENRNKRSVTIDLGKPEGRDLFIALAKQADVVVENFRPGTFERWGLSWETLHAANPRLVMLRLSAFGQDGPLREQVGLARIAHAFSGVMSISGEPDRPPANPGPTSLADYVAGVYGALGLLLALLERERSGQGQFVDLALYEPMLRTMDEAFAVFDRTGFIRQRFGSQVATVAPTANYECADGRFVTIGIPDEKMFARLACAMNLPHLAQPGSQFSTNAMRVEHRTEIESIVRAWVGSHDRDTVIRLLQNADVPCAPILDVGELARHPHVAARENFVTRPDGSGGTITMQAPVPKLSRTPGRVSTSGPALGEATDEILTRLLGLGELELADLRAKQVI, encoded by the coding sequence ATGTCATTGCCTAACGCCTCTGTCTTGGAGGGTGTTCTCGTTCTCGATGCGGCCACCTACATTGCGGCGCCGTTGAGCGCGGCGATCCTCTCGGAGTTCGGCGCTCAAGTGATCAAGATCGAACACCCGCGCTCCGGGGATCCGCTGCGGCGCTTCGGAACGAAGGGGACTGATCCCGGGGCCTCCATGCAGTGGCTCAACGAGAACCGCAACAAGCGGTCGGTCACCATCGATCTCGGCAAGCCCGAAGGGCGAGACTTGTTCATTGCACTCGCAAAGCAAGCCGATGTCGTCGTGGAGAATTTCCGCCCCGGCACCTTTGAGAGATGGGGGTTGTCCTGGGAAACCCTTCACGCTGCCAACCCGCGTCTGGTGATGCTTCGGCTTTCCGCATTCGGCCAGGACGGGCCGCTCAGGGAGCAGGTTGGGCTTGCGCGCATCGCGCATGCATTCAGCGGAGTCATGTCCATCAGCGGTGAGCCGGATCGGCCCCCCGCGAATCCGGGGCCGACCTCCCTCGCTGACTACGTCGCGGGTGTCTACGGTGCGCTCGGCCTTCTCCTGGCCCTCTTGGAGCGAGAGCGGTCGGGGCAGGGACAGTTCGTCGATTTGGCACTCTATGAACCCATGTTGAGGACGATGGATGAGGCCTTTGCCGTCTTCGATCGGACCGGCTTCATTCGCCAACGCTTCGGATCGCAAGTTGCCACTGTCGCACCAACGGCCAACTATGAATGTGCTGACGGCCGTTTCGTCACGATAGGAATTCCCGATGAGAAGATGTTTGCGCGTCTTGCCTGCGCAATGAACTTGCCCCATTTGGCACAGCCCGGCTCCCAATTCTCGACCAACGCGATGCGCGTCGAGCATAGAACCGAGATCGAAAGTATCGTCCGCGCTTGGGTTGGATCGCATGACCGCGACACCGTGATCCGGTTGCTCCAGAACGCAGACGTTCCATGCGCGCCGATACTGGACGTGGGGGAGCTTGCGCGGCACCCGCACGTCGCGGCTCGCGAGAACTTCGTCACGCGCCCGGACGGTTCCGGCGGAACGATCACGATGCAGGCTCCCGTGCCTAAGCTTTCGCGCACACCCGGTCGGGTCTCAACCTCCGGCCCCGCGCTAGGGGAGGCGACAGACGAAATCCTGACTCGCCTGCTTGGATTGGGCGAGCTGGAACTCGCTGATCTGCGTGCGAAACAAGTCATATGA
- a CDS encoding enoyl-CoA hydratase/isomerase family protein codes for MSSQFRQRSTLALHRCDGVLVVCLNRPKALNAINRTMREELRQTLGEAQRDGGISALVLTASGRAFCAGHDIKELLALSPSAASAVMLEIGDLYRDLRAFSKPLVTALNGLALGGGVALALLSDARLAIPDFEFGFPEIDHGLVTALGPWLLGLFLPPALAHQIVLSGARLSAEQCTKYGLVSERVEPNDLLSKAISCASSLAEKPQSAFSIMKARFAAVTDAGFHEALAAGAGMQEVAHAARLEVRSHSQKHEHGPVEGIRPQHCQRSSS; via the coding sequence ATGAGTTCGCAGTTTCGGCAGCGCTCTACACTTGCACTTCACCGTTGCGACGGGGTGCTCGTGGTTTGTCTGAACCGTCCCAAGGCTCTCAACGCCATCAACCGAACGATGCGGGAAGAACTGCGCCAAACGCTCGGCGAAGCGCAGCGCGATGGCGGCATATCGGCTCTTGTGCTGACAGCCAGCGGCAGGGCGTTTTGTGCCGGGCACGACATCAAGGAACTACTGGCGCTTTCTCCATCTGCGGCGAGTGCGGTCATGCTGGAGATTGGTGACCTCTACCGTGACCTGCGCGCCTTCTCCAAACCCCTGGTCACTGCGCTCAACGGCCTGGCCCTCGGGGGCGGCGTGGCGCTGGCGCTCTTGTCGGACGCACGTCTCGCCATACCTGATTTCGAGTTCGGTTTTCCCGAGATTGACCACGGCCTGGTGACGGCACTCGGGCCGTGGTTGCTCGGGCTCTTCCTGCCGCCGGCACTTGCACATCAGATTGTGCTGAGCGGCGCGCGCCTGTCAGCCGAACAGTGCACCAAATATGGACTCGTCTCAGAAAGAGTCGAGCCGAACGATCTGCTCTCGAAGGCCATCTCCTGCGCGTCATCATTGGCAGAGAAACCGCAGAGCGCGTTCTCCATCATGAAGGCGCGATTTGCTGCGGTCACCGACGCCGGTTTTCACGAGGCATTGGCAGCTGGTGCCGGAATGCAAGAGGTCGCGCATGCGGCGCGATTGGAGGTCCGCTCACACTCGCAGAAGCACGAGCATGGTCCGGTCGAAGGAATCAGACCCCAACATTGCCAACGATCCAGCTCCTGA
- a CDS encoding pyridoxamine 5'-phosphate oxidase family protein, which yields MVHSIIDEAIVCHVSFIYEDQPCIIPTTILRIDEDIYLHGSPTNRMLCVLAQGVPAAIAVTHIDAVVAGRSGFGCSVDYRSAIIYSSGQLVEGPHKAEIVDRVIQSVVPGHRVRAPKQKELDATMVLRFPIVEVSAKVRDLGVRDYEEDLGLDLWAGTIPLRVVAGAPVNAPDLRPGIRTPDYALNYQRGRG from the coding sequence TTGGTCCATTCGATCATCGACGAGGCGATCGTCTGCCACGTGAGTTTTATCTACGAGGATCAGCCGTGCATCATTCCGACGACGATCCTTCGCATCGATGAAGACATCTATCTCCACGGCAGCCCGACGAATCGAATGCTGTGCGTCCTCGCTCAAGGTGTACCGGCTGCCATCGCCGTCACCCACATCGATGCGGTTGTGGCGGGTCGGTCCGGGTTCGGTTGCAGCGTGGACTATCGATCCGCCATCATTTACTCCAGCGGGCAACTCGTGGAGGGACCGCACAAGGCGGAGATCGTCGACCGCGTGATTCAGTCCGTCGTGCCGGGTCATCGGGTGCGTGCGCCAAAGCAAAAGGAGCTCGACGCGACGATGGTGCTGCGCTTCCCAATAGTCGAAGTCTCTGCGAAAGTCCGCGACCTCGGCGTGCGCGACTACGAAGAGGACCTGGGGCTGGACTTGTGGGCCGGCACGATACCGTTGCGCGTCGTGGCCGGAGCACCGGTCAATGCGCCGGATCTGCGGCCGGGCATCAGGACTCCGGATTACGCGCTGAACTACCAACGCGGCCGGGGCTAG